The genomic stretch TCTTTTCACTTCTGAAACTTCGCAAAGCCTATGTTCAAAGAATGGTAGCTAGAATAGTGTACGATGTTCTTACATTCACAAAATGTACAGGGGAAAACTTTGTGTTTTGGTATCACTTGATCAGCTCGGATGCTGCAGTATCCTCCAATTGCTCAGACTCCACTCCACTGGTGACAGCACTGAGAGTTTCAACATCGACAAGATTGATCACATCTGGGCGTTCTTCCAACGTATCAAGATCACTCTCCTGTCTTAGCAGCTCTGGCGATGCATGTCCACAAAGGAAATCCTTTGGGGTTGGGTCATCGTGATCCTCTTGATTAGAATCGGCGACAGAAGAAAGAATATCAGATTCAGCAGCTACGCTCTGTTTAGACACGCTCTTGTCACTGAACTGCCTCTGGAAATACCAAAGGAAGTCCTTATTGAAGTCACTGTGTTCCGCTTGATCAGCGACCAGAGAAAGTGTGCCAGATTCGGATGCAACGCTAACTTTCGACACACTCTTGTCGCTGAACTGCCTCTGGAAATACCAAAGGAATTCCTTATTGATTTGGCCATTGTGTTCCACCTGGTCAGCGAGCAAAGAATGGGTATCAGACTCAGAAGCGGTGCTCAGTTTTGACATGCTCTTGTCACTGAACCACCTCTGGATATCCTTTATGACGACTTCATCATGTTCTTCTTGACCGGCGAATAAACAAAGGGTATCAGACTCAGAAACAATGCTCAGTTTCGACATACTCTTGTCACTGAACCACCTTTGGAAATCCTTTTTGACGAGGTCATTGAGTTCCTCTTGATCGGCAACTGTAGAAAGGGTGTCAGACTCAGAAACAACGCTCAGTTTTGAGATGCTGTTGTTACTGAACTGCCTCTGGAAACTGTTTGTGCTCTCTTCCTCGATGTCCATTTCCTTGAGCACGGAACATGGCTTAAATCTAGAACGTTGTCTATCTTGGCTGCCAAAGTTGAAGGTATCACGCCTCCTGAAGACCATGTCTTGGTGGGAACTTGTCACAACGCCTTGAGAGTCCAAGTTATGACGTGCAGATACACCGCTATCATTTGATTGTTCAGAAGGGAGTTCAAACAGGTTTGTTCCACGATGCATAACAGAAGGAGCCGAGCCAGGAATGGCTGCCTCATCAGGATCAGATGCAAGGTCAAAAGGGCTCCTCCTTGGTACTGAAATAGGCTGAACTTGCATACGAAAACGTGAAAATCTATCTGCACCATGACAAACATCATTTCCATTGATATCTATCATTTTACTGTCGAGATCAAACATTATGTTCTTCCTTGATCTTCTCTTAGCCATCAAGAACTCCAACCTACGACTCCTTTCCACCTCAGAGTACCCAAGATCCATGGCATTGTTGTCTTCATCAGCTGTCCAAGCAAAACCAGTCTTATTCCCACCATCATCCTTCTTCTCCTGTCCATCGTTAGCATCATTTTCAGCTTTGCTAGTATCCACATTGTTATTATTATCTCTGTCAATCTGAGAATCCTGAGGGAAGAGGCTGGAGTCACATCCTGAATCACCATTGGCAGTGGGAATGGGACTAGATAATTCGTCGCCTAAAAGAGGACCAATCTCATCTAGCACCGGAGCAACATCAGTCGCAGTGATGTCAGAAGAGGAACTCTCTGGCTTACCAGAATCAAAACCTGATGAACCATCATGACTGCCAACTCTTGCACATGGTGAACCTGGAGAAGTGTTTAACTGGCTGCCAACATCAATATTGATAGCCTCGATCACTAGACCATCAAGCTTCTTTCTCTGACGCACAGAAAAAGCACGGCCCCACTTACAAGCACCTGCCGGCTTTTCAGCTGGTTTATCTTCTGAAGCCTCTCTCACGCTGTCACATTGTGAATCTGTTAACACTTTATCTTGATTTTCCTTTGCCAACATTACACCATTTTCCCTTTCATTCTCACTGGAAGAGCATAAGCCAAATGTTGCGTCCTTCTCATCAACTCGACCCTGATCAACATCCTCAAGCGAGTTAGCACACCCGGTACTCCTATCATTGCTAAAAAATGGATCTTTGGACTCTCTGTCATGATTAGCTTTCATGAATTCCTCCATACCAACCTCTTGCTGCAGTGTCACCACGGAAGGATTAAAGGCGAGTACttgagcaagactatcatctgcaTCGACTCTCTCATATCCTCGATCAACTGATCCCTTCAGAagaggaacaacttcatccagctCAACAAGCTTGTCATCCTTGCCAAAACTTGGGTTTCCGATTTCCCAACAACTGAAACTAACCGTGTTCTCCTTAAATGCAGGCACTGAAAATCCCCGACCTGCTTCAAAATGAATGTCTCTTGAACAATATCCAGAGTTGGGAGCTGAAAAACCTGTGACAGGCTTCCGATCGTCATCGGTCTCAGGAAGATGTGTGCTCCCATAACTCAGCAGTATTCCAAGAAGAAGGGTGGCGCATATAATTACAGGGGATGAGGATAGAACGAAAGCAAAGAAACCCGGTGAAGATCTGTACAGCAGGTAAAGCAGTAGGGATAGACTGAAGAGAGCCCAGTGTTCAGAGGCACATCTATAGCTGATCCTGATAGAAAATCTCAAAATTCTCTTGATGCATAGTGTGTCATGATTTGCCTCAGCAGCCATGGCCCTCTCTCACACTTGCCAGCACGAACCTAGCAGAAAAATACACAGTGGCAACATAAGCTCGCTGAATGAATGAAACATACCCGCCAAAAAGGAAACGGTAAAATTAACGTTTCAGGTTGTAATAAAGGTTAGTTCAGACAATACTAAACAGCGAGGCAGTTGCTCGAGTATCCCCAATCACTGGCACATGAATGTGAAAACGGATTCAAGAAAGCGATTCGCACGATTCCTGTGTGTTAGCAGAATGCTAAATCTCGGAGAGGCTTCATCGATCTCAGCAGCATAA from Lolium rigidum isolate FL_2022 chromosome 4, APGP_CSIRO_Lrig_0.1, whole genome shotgun sequence encodes the following:
- the LOC124707704 gene encoding uncharacterized protein LOC124707704, with protein sequence MAAEANHDTLCIKRILRFSIRISYRCASEHWALFSLSLLLYLLYRSSPGFFAFVLSSSPVIICATLLLGILLSYGSTHLPETDDDRKPVTGFSAPNSGYCSRDIHFEAGRGFSVPAFKENTVSFSCWEIGNPSFGKDDKLVELDEVVPLLKGSVDRGYERVDADDSLAQVLAFNPSVVTLQQEVGMEEFMKANHDRESKDPFFSNDRSTGCANSLEDVDQGRVDEKDATFGLCSSSENERENGVMLAKENQDKVLTDSQCDSVREASEDKPAEKPAGACKWGRAFSVRQRKKLDGLVIEAINIDVGSQLNTSPGSPCARVGSHDGSSGFDSGKPESSSSDITATDVAPVLDEIGPLLGDELSSPIPTANGDSGCDSSLFPQDSQIDRDNNNNVDTSKAENDANDGQEKKDDGGNKTGFAWTADEDNNAMDLGYSEVERSRRLEFLMAKRRSRKNIMFDLDSKMIDINGNDVCHGADRFSRFRMQVQPISVPRRSPFDLASDPDEAAIPGSAPSVMHRGTNLFELPSEQSNDSGVSARHNLDSQGVVTSSHQDMVFRRRDTFNFGSQDRQRSRFKPCSVLKEMDIEEESTNSFQRQFSNNSISKLSVVSESDTLSTVADQEELNDLVKKDFQRWFSDKSMSKLSIVSESDTLCLFAGQEEHDEVVIKDIQRWFSDKSMSKLSTASESDTHSLLADQVEHNGQINKEFLWYFQRQFSDKSVSKVSVASESGTLSLVADQAEHSDFNKDFLWYFQRQFSDKSVSKQSVAAESDILSSVADSNQEDHDDPTPKDFLCGHASPELLRQESDLDTLEERPDVINLVDVETLSAVTSGVESEQLEDTAASELIK